One genomic region from Spirosoma sp. KCTC 42546 encodes:
- a CDS encoding vanadium-dependent haloperoxidase produces MNIHFTHRKLQTSKANSKHNYRGVLTTLLLIAFLQACRIQPSDDVQPTLTTGKPADQYTGDIATTWAALQLKLTKTTAGFTPPVASRAFGYAGITMYESVVPGIANRKSLVSQLQGLTTLPQVESGKAYNWALSANAAQAQILRSLYPTTSATNKVYIDSLETVILKTFKDTDESINQRSIDFGKKIADALFEWSKTDGGDAGYTRNFPASYVVPVGAGLWQPTENGQKIPMQPYWGKNRTFVKSNNDLPMPKPLAYSTDVKSAIFSQYMDVYNKSKSLTQTEKEISLWWSDNPGDSFTPPGHSYSLARIAAVTAKANLAKAAETFARTGISVADAFILCWRCKFTYNNLRPYTYVRLAIDPAWVPFWPAPPFPGYPSGHATQSSSAATVLTALYGENFAFTDDSHVGRPDDPLRHISFKARSFTSFAASAQESADSRFYGNIHTKQDNETGLTEGKKIGANVNALAWEK; encoded by the coding sequence ATGAATATACATTTTACCCACCGTAAGCTCCAGACTTCAAAGGCTAATTCTAAACACAATTACCGAGGGGTACTGACTACACTTTTATTAATTGCCTTCCTGCAAGCCTGCCGTATACAACCCAGTGATGATGTTCAACCGACTCTAACGACCGGCAAACCTGCCGACCAGTATACAGGTGATATAGCAACAACATGGGCCGCTCTCCAGTTGAAGTTAACCAAAACTACAGCTGGCTTCACCCCTCCTGTAGCATCGCGGGCGTTTGGCTATGCTGGTATCACAATGTATGAATCTGTAGTACCTGGTATTGCTAACCGAAAATCACTTGTAAGCCAGCTTCAGGGCTTAACTACGCTTCCACAGGTAGAATCAGGTAAGGCGTATAATTGGGCGCTCAGCGCCAATGCAGCACAGGCCCAAATTCTACGGAGCCTGTATCCAACAACCAGCGCGACTAATAAAGTTTATATTGATTCCCTGGAAACAGTTATTCTCAAAACATTTAAGGATACCGACGAATCGATTAACCAACGTTCTATCGACTTCGGAAAAAAAATTGCGGATGCCCTGTTTGAATGGTCGAAAACCGACGGGGGTGATGCCGGTTATACCCGCAACTTCCCGGCAAGTTATGTTGTCCCAGTAGGAGCAGGTCTGTGGCAACCCACCGAAAACGGGCAGAAAATTCCAATGCAGCCCTATTGGGGTAAAAATCGGACGTTTGTTAAATCCAACAACGATTTGCCAATGCCTAAACCACTGGCTTACTCGACTGATGTTAAATCCGCAATCTTCAGTCAGTATATGGATGTGTACAACAAGTCTAAAAGTCTGACTCAGACAGAAAAAGAGATTTCGCTGTGGTGGTCCGATAACCCAGGCGACTCGTTTACACCACCAGGCCATTCTTATAGCCTTGCCCGCATTGCGGCAGTAACCGCAAAAGCAAATCTGGCAAAAGCAGCCGAAACATTTGCTCGCACTGGCATATCTGTTGCCGATGCCTTTATACTCTGCTGGCGATGTAAGTTCACCTATAATAATCTTCGGCCTTACACCTATGTACGGCTAGCCATCGACCCGGCCTGGGTTCCTTTCTGGCCTGCTCCACCTTTCCCAGGCTATCCGTCAGGTCATGCTACTCAATCCTCATCGGCGGCTACGGTACTAACGGCTTTGTATGGCGAAAACTTCGCGTTTACCGACGATTCACACGTTGGTCGGCCGGATGACCCTTTACGACATATTTCGTTTAAAGCACGCTCGTTTACATCATTTGCAGCCTCTGCCCAGGAATCGGCCGACTCACGTTTCTATGGTAACATTCATACCAAGCAGGATAACGAAACAGGCCTGACAGAAGGCAAGAAAATTGGCGCAAATGTCAACGCACTGGCTTGGGAGAAATAA
- a CDS encoding LuxR C-terminal-related transcriptional regulator, giving the protein MNQSIGVQEGTKNFAIRRRDFSILVAQSELFNCEVLSQLLKEQGYNVVGRAVEMEDTLQQIRVKRPKCVILESDISGERSFEIVEEMQHANQQTKFILYTRKPDLRMVAKAMQKGFFGFLYATDGLDELYRCFQTVSNGGCYYSSGFMDLLKNFGVDIISESTREELSRLSQREREVLRMVANGHTANEIADRLGISYRTAVNHKAHIAKKLDLDSIRQLPKYSIAVKSYL; this is encoded by the coding sequence ATGAACCAATCAATCGGTGTCCAGGAGGGCACTAAGAACTTCGCGATCCGTCGTCGCGATTTCTCGATTCTCGTTGCCCAATCTGAGCTTTTTAACTGCGAAGTTTTAAGCCAGCTACTGAAAGAACAAGGCTACAATGTTGTTGGCCGTGCTGTTGAAATGGAAGACACACTTCAACAGATTAGAGTGAAACGCCCCAAATGTGTTATTCTGGAATCCGACATTTCGGGCGAGCGAAGCTTCGAGATTGTGGAGGAGATGCAGCACGCAAACCAGCAAACGAAGTTCATCTTATACACCCGTAAACCCGACCTGCGTATGGTGGCCAAAGCCATGCAAAAAGGATTCTTTGGGTTTCTATATGCCACAGATGGACTGGACGAATTGTACCGGTGTTTCCAGACGGTCAGTAACGGAGGTTGTTACTACAGCAGCGGCTTCATGGATTTACTCAAAAATTTTGGAGTCGATATAATTTCAGAATCTACGCGGGAAGAACTAAGTCGATTAAGCCAACGGGAACGGGAAGTGCTACGAATGGTAGCCAACGGCCATACCGCTAATGAAATTGCAGATCGACTAGGCATAAGCTACCGAACGGCTGTAAATCACAAAGCACATATTGCAAAAAAACTGGATTTAGATAGCATCCGACAACTGCCAAAGTACAGCATTGCAGTAAAAAGCTATCTCTAA
- a CDS encoding amidophosphoribosyltransferase, with the protein MSDAIKHECGIALIRLRKPYQYYIDKYGTALYGANKLYLLMEKQVNRGQDGAGIANIKIDVPAGRRYISRYRSVDQRPVTDIFEKVNKKFRKALKGNKDKAKDAQWLQENIAFTGEVWMGHLRYGTHGANEIENCHPMLRQSNWRSRNLVVAGNFNMTNVDDLFEKLVSLGQHPKDKVDTVTVMEKIGHFLDEENQRVFERFKGIYENPDLSDIIEDNLDLQRVLHRSCRDFDGGYAMVGMTGYGAAFVARDPAGIRPAYYYADDEVVVVASEKPAIKTAFNVEYSAIQEVKPGHALIVDKYGEYVEQEFVTPIEKKSCSFERIYFSRATDPDIYNERKALGKLVIPQILKEIDYDLENTVFSYIPNTAETAFFGMVEGLEEYLYKQRKKAIMEGILFEEELDRVLSFRPRIEKLVAKDVKLRTFIADDSQRDDMVSHVYDTTFEVIKKGKDNVVVVDDSIVRGTTLEKSILRMLDRLGPKKIIIVSSAPQIRFPDCYGIDMSKFKEFIGFRAALELLKDRGMEDLLDEVYAQCVAAIESGNASQQNYVKALFDPFTHEELSKKVSQIVTPPDLKAEVAVVYQTVENLHKACPNHSGDWYFTGNYPTPGGNVVVNKAFVNFMEGKLVRAY; encoded by the coding sequence ATGAGCGACGCCATTAAGCATGAGTGCGGTATAGCCTTAATCCGGCTCCGCAAGCCGTACCAATATTACATAGACAAGTACGGCACGGCTCTTTATGGAGCCAACAAACTTTACCTGCTTATGGAAAAGCAGGTAAACCGAGGCCAGGATGGCGCCGGAATCGCTAATATAAAAATTGATGTTCCTGCGGGCCGTCGTTATATTAGTAGATATCGTTCAGTAGATCAACGTCCTGTAACGGATATCTTCGAGAAGGTTAATAAAAAATTCCGCAAAGCACTTAAGGGTAACAAAGACAAAGCTAAAGATGCCCAATGGCTCCAGGAAAACATTGCCTTTACGGGCGAGGTCTGGATGGGACATCTTCGGTATGGTACTCATGGAGCCAACGAGATTGAGAACTGCCACCCAATGCTTCGGCAAAGTAACTGGCGAAGTCGTAATCTGGTTGTAGCGGGTAATTTCAACATGACCAATGTTGATGACCTATTTGAAAAGCTCGTTTCGCTGGGGCAGCATCCGAAGGATAAGGTTGACACCGTAACGGTGATGGAGAAAATTGGACACTTCCTGGATGAAGAAAATCAGCGGGTGTTCGAACGGTTCAAGGGTATCTACGAAAACCCTGATCTGTCGGATATCATTGAAGATAATCTTGATCTTCAGCGCGTTTTACACCGTTCTTGCCGTGATTTCGATGGTGGCTATGCCATGGTGGGTATGACAGGCTATGGAGCCGCATTCGTCGCCCGTGATCCGGCCGGTATTCGTCCCGCTTATTACTATGCCGATGATGAAGTGGTCGTAGTAGCGTCGGAAAAGCCAGCCATCAAAACTGCTTTTAATGTTGAATACAGTGCCATTCAGGAAGTAAAGCCTGGCCATGCACTCATCGTTGATAAATATGGCGAGTATGTGGAGCAGGAGTTCGTGACGCCTATTGAAAAGAAATCCTGTAGCTTCGAGCGTATTTATTTTTCACGTGCTACTGATCCCGACATCTACAACGAGCGTAAAGCATTAGGGAAACTGGTGATTCCGCAGATTCTCAAAGAAATTGACTACGATCTCGAAAATACGGTATTCTCATATATCCCGAATACAGCCGAAACCGCCTTCTTTGGAATGGTTGAAGGGTTGGAAGAATATCTCTATAAACAGCGCAAGAAAGCGATTATGGAGGGGATTCTGTTTGAAGAAGAACTAGACCGGGTGCTTTCGTTTAGGCCCCGTATTGAAAAACTGGTTGCCAAAGACGTAAAACTACGAACCTTTATTGCAGACGACTCGCAGCGCGATGATATGGTGTCGCATGTGTACGACACCACGTTTGAGGTTATCAAAAAAGGGAAAGATAACGTCGTAGTTGTCGATGATTCGATTGTTCGGGGTACTACACTTGAAAAAAGCATCCTGCGCATGCTGGATCGCTTAGGGCCTAAAAAGATCATTATTGTTTCATCGGCCCCTCAAATTCGCTTTCCTGACTGCTACGGCATCGATATGTCGAAGTTTAAGGAATTCATTGGCTTCCGTGCTGCGCTCGAACTACTTAAGGACCGAGGCATGGAAGATCTGCTCGATGAAGTTTATGCCCAGTGTGTAGCAGCTATTGAGTCAGGCAATGCCAGCCAACAGAATTATGTAAAGGCGCTGTTCGATCCCTTTACGCACGAAGAGTTATCTAAAAAGGTATCGCAGATTGTAACACCGCCCGATTTAAAGGCTGAAGTGGCGGTTGTTTATCAAACCGTAGAAAACCTACATAAGGCTTGTCCCAATCACTCGGGCGATTGGTACTTTACGGGTAATTATCCGACGCCCGGCGGTAACGTCGTTGTTAATAAAGCTTTCGTGAACTTCATGGAAGGAAAGCTGGTGAGAGCCTACTAA
- a CDS encoding gliding motility lipoprotein GldH, with protein MKQLGLILFMVWLIAGCETNAVYKEYTDIEDGKWYIKNAPSFTFEITDASVPYNIYYNLRNSLSYGYYNLYLTRYLRDASGKELESRLDELILMDPKTGKPNGDGLGDLFDHKVLMKRNYRFPKPGKYSVQIRQYMRQDPLLNILSVGVTVEKAGPAN; from the coding sequence ATGAAACAATTAGGACTAATCTTGTTCATGGTGTGGCTGATTGCTGGCTGTGAAACAAATGCGGTATATAAAGAGTACACCGACATTGAGGATGGGAAATGGTACATTAAAAATGCCCCTTCGTTCACATTCGAAATCACTGACGCATCGGTGCCCTATAACATTTATTATAACCTTCGGAATAGTTTGTCGTACGGTTATTATAATTTGTATCTGACTCGTTATCTGCGGGATGCGAGCGGCAAGGAGCTCGAATCACGGCTGGACGAACTGATTCTGATGGATCCTAAAACGGGTAAACCCAATGGAGATGGCCTTGGCGACCTGTTTGATCACAAGGTCCTAATGAAGCGGAACTATCGGTTTCCGAAACCTGGCAAATACAGTGTTCAGATCAGGCAGTATATGCGTCAGGACCCGTTGCTTAATATCCTGAGTGTAGGAGTTACGGTAGAAAAAGCTGGTCCTGCTAACTAA
- a CDS encoding LytTR family DNA-binding domain-containing protein yields the protein MKEIRLTRDFLKNLFNGVLILLGMVVLIEAVSWSIAYKLKIKLVYEEGGPFQYIGLLVRSLFIPELFTLFITITLINRFHKIWHIDSVENTWRSIYKYELRFLPILAFSFFVFNPGTQTIRYLLENLPTYSWSNYWQKYILYTFTWRIYLEYLVPLTIIGYIELNLSLLKDYLNQRREAQAAAEAEGYQKAVAYLSTVSPKSAATASYLTYLKGRNAMGELDFPVNDVYYFTIKDRLYYAELAKGRYLIGKTLNELETELNPAQFLRIKRDYIVNRQAIAGYAHWENGKYSIRLNTPIPYTVSVPRSRMQELREWLQYADSRLFETVA from the coding sequence ATGAAGGAAATTCGACTGACACGTGACTTCCTAAAGAACCTATTTAATGGGGTATTAATACTACTAGGTATGGTAGTATTGATTGAAGCTGTTAGCTGGTCTATTGCTTATAAGCTGAAAATAAAACTCGTTTATGAAGAGGGAGGGCCTTTCCAGTACATTGGCCTACTAGTTCGTAGCTTATTTATTCCTGAATTATTTACCTTGTTCATTACTATTACTTTAATTAATCGTTTTCATAAAATTTGGCATATCGATTCGGTCGAAAATACTTGGCGTTCTATTTATAAATATGAATTACGATTCTTGCCTATTCTAGCATTTTCGTTTTTTGTTTTCAATCCCGGTACACAAACTATTCGGTATCTATTAGAGAATTTACCCACTTATTCATGGTCAAATTATTGGCAGAAATATATACTTTACACATTTACTTGGCGGATATACTTAGAATATTTAGTCCCATTAACTATTATTGGTTATATAGAATTAAACCTTTCATTACTAAAAGACTACTTAAACCAACGCCGGGAAGCCCAGGCAGCAGCCGAAGCCGAAGGATATCAGAAAGCAGTAGCGTATTTATCAACTGTATCACCTAAATCAGCAGCTACTGCATCCTATTTGACCTACCTGAAAGGTAGAAACGCAATGGGCGAATTAGATTTTCCGGTCAATGATGTTTATTATTTTACCATTAAAGACCGTCTCTATTATGCCGAATTGGCCAAAGGCCGCTATTTGATCGGGAAAACGTTGAATGAACTGGAAACGGAACTGAATCCGGCTCAATTCTTACGCATTAAACGGGATTACATTGTTAACCGACAGGCAATAGCAGGCTATGCCCATTGGGAAAATGGGAAATACAGTATCAGGCTCAATACACCAATACCGTACACGGTCAGCGTACCCCGTAGCCGTATGCAGGAACTTCGGGAATGGCTACAGTATGCAGACTCGCGCCTGTTTGAAACGGTTGCCTAG
- the dnaG gene encoding DNA primase produces MRIPEETVERIRQSVDILEVINDFVSLKKRGSNYIACCPFHNEKSPSFNVNPTRQIYKCFGCGKAGDAVRFVMDIENISYGESLRYLAKKYGIEIEEQEQTPEDLLRQNERESLLIVLNFAKAFFQETLLNTDEGKSIGLSYFRERGFTNPTIEAFELGYTLDQWDALLQEGQRRGHSRELLEKAGLILIKEGNPGGDRKVFDRFRGRVMFPIHNVSGRVIAFGARILKTDKNQPKYLNSPETAVYHKSQVLYGIFQAKQAIRQEDVCYLTEGYTDVISLHQAGIKNVVASSGTSLTTEQIRLIARFTPNVTILYDGDAAGIKAALRGLDMVLEEGLNLRLLLLPDGEDPDSYVHKVGADAFKAYIKEHSQDFIDFKASQWLTEAGDNPLKRAEGISDVCSSITKIPDPLKRQTLSQRVAQVFHVSEQSVISEINRLLRKQQEQTKKDTDRQQRTAGSGRQQPSSSNTLSTGEPSLDEINSLLEGFSVEASEIGDYGTNAPPAISAPIERVKAVRTPISYQEEECVRLLMSHGARELEPGISLCQYVLSELHDIEFQTGPYDLILTLFREAYSRGDILTANDFLNRQDNRPEGASNTELQHQAIHLTTPRYEISDGWGKHEIFVPSEAEIGILADAAYRNILRIKKMLAEQRMTALQQLLRESRNKSPEEADQLLTEFMHFKRIDMEISGLLGTVISG; encoded by the coding sequence ATGCGCATCCCTGAAGAAACAGTTGAACGAATTCGCCAGTCTGTCGACATTCTGGAAGTAATAAACGATTTCGTTTCGCTCAAGAAGCGGGGTAGCAACTACATTGCCTGCTGTCCGTTTCACAATGAGAAATCGCCTTCGTTTAATGTGAACCCAACCCGGCAGATTTACAAATGCTTCGGTTGCGGCAAGGCTGGCGATGCGGTTCGGTTCGTGATGGACATCGAGAATATTAGCTATGGAGAATCACTACGATACCTGGCTAAAAAGTATGGTATAGAAATTGAAGAACAGGAGCAAACTCCCGAAGACCTCCTACGGCAGAACGAGCGGGAAAGCCTGCTAATCGTCCTCAACTTTGCCAAAGCATTCTTCCAGGAAACCCTGCTGAACACAGATGAAGGGAAAAGTATAGGTCTAAGTTATTTTCGGGAACGGGGCTTTACCAATCCAACAATTGAAGCTTTTGAACTAGGCTACACCCTCGATCAATGGGACGCGCTCCTGCAGGAAGGTCAGCGAAGAGGACATAGCCGCGAACTGCTTGAAAAAGCCGGACTAATTTTGATTAAGGAAGGGAATCCGGGTGGCGACAGGAAAGTATTTGACCGCTTCAGAGGGCGGGTCATGTTCCCAATCCATAATGTGTCGGGTCGGGTAATTGCTTTTGGCGCCAGAATTCTAAAAACTGACAAGAATCAACCTAAATACCTCAACTCACCCGAAACAGCGGTTTATCATAAGAGCCAGGTTTTGTACGGGATTTTTCAGGCGAAACAGGCTATTCGGCAGGAGGATGTTTGTTATCTGACGGAAGGATATACAGATGTAATTTCGCTGCATCAGGCAGGGATCAAAAATGTAGTTGCCTCCTCGGGTACGTCGCTTACAACAGAGCAAATTCGGCTGATTGCGCGCTTTACGCCAAATGTTACAATTCTGTACGATGGTGACGCGGCTGGTATCAAAGCCGCTTTGCGCGGTTTGGATATGGTATTAGAAGAAGGCTTAAATCTTAGGCTTCTTTTACTGCCCGATGGCGAAGACCCCGATAGCTATGTGCATAAGGTTGGGGCTGATGCCTTCAAAGCATATATCAAAGAGCATTCTCAGGATTTTATTGACTTTAAAGCCAGCCAATGGCTAACCGAAGCAGGCGACAATCCGCTGAAGCGGGCTGAAGGAATATCCGATGTGTGCAGTAGTATCACCAAAATCCCAGATCCTCTTAAGCGCCAGACACTCTCGCAACGCGTAGCCCAAGTGTTTCATGTTAGTGAACAGTCTGTAATTTCAGAAATCAATCGGCTGCTTCGAAAACAGCAGGAGCAAACTAAAAAAGACACTGATCGGCAACAACGGACGGCTGGTTCTGGAAGGCAACAGCCATCTTCAAGTAATACTTTAAGTACAGGGGAGCCATCACTCGATGAAATAAACTCATTGCTGGAGGGATTCAGCGTAGAAGCGTCTGAAATCGGCGATTACGGTACGAATGCACCACCAGCCATATCTGCTCCAATCGAGCGTGTAAAGGCTGTTAGAACGCCTATATCGTATCAGGAGGAGGAATGTGTGCGATTGTTAATGAGTCATGGTGCACGTGAACTAGAGCCGGGTATCTCACTGTGTCAATATGTACTGAGTGAATTACACGATATTGAATTTCAGACTGGGCCTTATGACCTGATTTTAACCTTGTTTCGGGAAGCCTATAGCCGGGGGGATATTTTAACCGCCAATGATTTTCTAAATCGACAGGATAATAGGCCAGAAGGAGCAAGTAATACTGAGCTTCAGCATCAGGCTATTCATTTAACAACACCCCGCTATGAGATCAGTGATGGATGGGGAAAACATGAGATTTTCGTCCCATCTGAAGCGGAAATTGGCATTCTGGCCGATGCTGCCTACCGAAATATCCTACGAATTAAAAAAATGCTCGCTGAGCAACGAATGACGGCGCTACAGCAATTGCTTCGCGAGTCGAGAAATAAATCACCTGAGGAAGCCGATCAGCTTTTAACCGAATTTATGCATTTCAAGCGAATCGATATGGAAATCTCGGGTTTATTAGGTACGGTTATATCCGGTTAA
- a CDS encoding phosphatase PAP2 family protein → MLVHFFRVNRFFFIPYLLVLVVLGVLQWMYTQEQLMQWVNVRNSLLADQLFPYITYMGDGAFFVLVCLILLIYNWRIGLMCVASFALSSLTSEFLKKIVFTGSPRPLKFFEHSTFQYHIIKGLDIYSYNSFPSGHTTTAFAVFSLLAFLDKKKWRGVIFLLLGVLAGYSRVYLFQHFVEDTYAGSLVGTISSVIIYLLMYRWVMKNENIAGN, encoded by the coding sequence ATGCTTGTTCATTTTTTTCGCGTAAATCGGTTCTTTTTTATTCCTTACCTGCTCGTATTGGTTGTACTGGGTGTGTTACAATGGATGTACACCCAGGAACAGTTGATGCAGTGGGTTAATGTACGGAATAGTTTGCTGGCCGATCAGCTCTTTCCATATATCACCTACATGGGCGATGGTGCTTTTTTTGTGCTGGTTTGCCTGATTCTGTTGATTTATAACTGGCGAATTGGTCTGATGTGCGTTGCTAGTTTTGCCCTTTCTTCTTTGACATCCGAGTTTTTAAAGAAGATTGTCTTCACAGGATCGCCCCGGCCACTGAAATTTTTTGAGCATTCTACATTTCAGTACCACATTATTAAAGGCCTGGATATTTACAGCTACAATAGTTTTCCGTCGGGCCATACCACAACAGCTTTTGCGGTCTTTAGCCTATTGGCGTTTCTTGATAAGAAGAAGTGGAGGGGAGTTATTTTCCTGCTTTTGGGCGTTCTGGCGGGCTATTCCCGGGTATATCTGTTTCAGCATTTTGTTGAAGATACCTATGCTGGCTCGCTGGTTGGAACGATTTCATCAGTAATAATTTATTTATTGATGTATCGCTGGGTAATGAAGAACGAGAATATTGCCGGGAATTAG
- a CDS encoding BlaI/MecI/CopY family transcriptional regulator, which produces MEKLTAKEEEVMQVLWKMEQGYVKDMVPQFTDPPLHYNTVSTIVRNLEEKGYIGHKAYGNTHEYYPIISKEAYQNRFVLKKVVDEYFDNSYKNLVSYFAQNEKISADELREILAMIEKK; this is translated from the coding sequence ATGGAAAAGCTAACCGCCAAAGAAGAAGAAGTAATGCAGGTGCTCTGGAAAATGGAGCAAGGGTATGTAAAAGATATGGTGCCTCAGTTTACAGATCCTCCTCTGCATTATAATACAGTATCAACAATTGTTCGAAATCTGGAAGAGAAGGGGTACATCGGTCATAAGGCGTATGGAAATACGCATGAATATTACCCCATCATCAGCAAGGAAGCCTACCAAAATCGGTTTGTTCTGAAGAAAGTAGTCGATGAGTATTTTGATAATTCATACAAGAATTTAGTGAGCTATTTTGCTCAGAATGAGAAGATTTCGGCAGATGAACTGCGTGAAATTCTGGCCATGATCGAGAAAAAATAG
- a CDS encoding M56 family metallopeptidase, producing METLRYVVLANTLLAVVSIAYYALLRRETFFGANRLALWLGLAGALLLPLLELPDWRPERVRTVMHRTAQVIVPKVLPNLVSPQPTVTITLPNKKTYKAFQDQPVRFVWSWQIGILLLYSSGVFLLLIRFGVQLVSLQQLIRKSVHESYTDFTLVHNKDVTSPFSFFNWVVLNPGQHSPDELDQILRHERVHVRQRHSFDMIGAELVCILFWFNPAAYLFRQLLHQTLEFSADRAVLAEGIDARLYQYNLIKVSMSGEQLAITNQFSGPTLRQRVSMMNSQRSGSSAWWRYGIWTLLIGMMALACRHESTKETQTLSPNTLPATTPTRAMVVELEDKGTWYRHLALFQSKLGTQMEQGAPVVLQLKGDQFILPDDYKYASALYIDGKEVPVEALQKLSPAFVSEVFVMHQWENLANIDTKAKPYQILIQTSSQAVPFNGSRKQFFTLLQAAAVSQYPLGESFSFTMNQLLEATFFHNKNALVERTKNEHLKVYDDYAKTVDIFINHLPATPADVQTVHVREVARLYTKERPYRDWFRANNPLPRFELNIQTSPKRAKRDSSYYVFSPFYSGDF from the coding sequence ATGGAAACGCTACGCTATGTTGTTTTAGCCAATACACTACTGGCTGTTGTCAGCATAGCGTACTACGCTTTGCTTCGACGCGAAACGTTTTTTGGTGCCAACCGATTGGCCCTGTGGTTAGGTCTGGCCGGGGCCTTACTCCTACCACTCCTGGAACTCCCGGATTGGCGCCCAGAACGCGTGCGAACCGTAATGCATCGAACAGCACAGGTAATCGTTCCAAAGGTGTTACCCAACCTGGTTTCTCCTCAACCGACTGTAACGATTACATTGCCTAATAAGAAAACCTATAAAGCATTTCAGGATCAGCCAGTACGGTTCGTTTGGTCATGGCAAATTGGCATTTTATTGCTCTATAGTAGTGGGGTCTTTCTGCTGTTGATTCGGTTTGGGGTTCAGTTAGTCTCGCTCCAACAACTCATCCGGAAATCCGTTCATGAGTCGTATACCGATTTTACGCTGGTGCACAACAAGGACGTCACATCTCCTTTTTCGTTTTTCAACTGGGTCGTGCTTAACCCTGGCCAGCACTCGCCGGACGAATTGGATCAGATTCTCAGGCACGAACGTGTCCATGTTCGGCAACGGCATAGTTTCGACATGATTGGGGCTGAATTAGTTTGTATTCTTTTCTGGTTCAATCCAGCGGCCTATCTGTTCCGGCAACTACTCCATCAAACACTGGAATTCAGCGCCGATCGGGCCGTACTGGCCGAAGGTATCGATGCGAGATTGTACCAATATAATCTGATTAAAGTGAGCATGTCAGGCGAGCAATTGGCTATAACCAACCAATTCAGCGGCCCCACCTTACGGCAACGTGTTAGTATGATGAATAGCCAGCGTTCAGGCTCATCAGCTTGGTGGCGATATGGGATTTGGACCCTGTTGATTGGTATGATGGCGCTAGCCTGCCGACATGAGTCTACCAAAGAAACCCAAACGCTTTCGCCAAACACCCTCCCGGCTACCACTCCCACCAGAGCAATGGTCGTTGAGTTAGAAGACAAGGGAACATGGTATCGTCACCTTGCCCTATTCCAAAGTAAACTCGGCACCCAGATGGAGCAAGGTGCACCTGTCGTGTTGCAGTTAAAAGGCGATCAATTCATTCTGCCAGATGATTATAAATATGCATCTGCGCTATACATTGACGGAAAAGAAGTTCCGGTTGAAGCCCTGCAAAAGCTTTCGCCTGCGTTTGTCAGCGAAGTGTTTGTGATGCACCAATGGGAAAACCTGGCTAACATTGACACCAAAGCCAAACCCTACCAGATTCTTATTCAGACTAGCTCCCAGGCAGTTCCATTTAATGGCAGCCGTAAACAGTTTTTCACCTTATTACAAGCGGCTGCTGTCTCCCAGTACCCACTTGGCGAGAGTTTTTCATTTACGATGAATCAACTGCTAGAAGCCACGTTTTTTCATAACAAAAACGCGCTAGTTGAACGGACGAAGAATGAGCACCTAAAAGTCTATGACGATTACGCCAAAACTGTAGACATTTTTATCAACCACTTACCCGCTACCCCTGCCGATGTACAAACCGTACATGTTCGTGAAGTGGCCAGGCTTTACACAAAAGAGCGGCCTTACCGAGACTGGTTTCGTGCCAATAATCCTTTACCTCGGTTTGAGTTAAATATCCAGACTAGCCCCAAACGGGCTAAACGCGATAGCAGTTACTACGTTTTCAGCCCATTCTACTCAGGCGACTTTTAA